The following coding sequences lie in one Alloacidobacterium dinghuense genomic window:
- a CDS encoding TetR/AcrR family transcriptional regulator, which yields MGRPKNFSREEVLEKAMPVFWKHGFADTSLQELERATGVNKSGLYTEFRDKEDLFVACLRHYLESQEKRGFLTREPLGWKNVETFLKNGPLNKGEQQGCFSVNSMREFAILPDEAYGVVTENRALLQRLLAMNIEAEKPKMAASAIAEMVLSYFSGLCIERNLKSGKASSTRKIENFMTALRNL from the coding sequence ATGGGGCGCCCGAAGAACTTTAGCCGAGAGGAAGTGCTGGAGAAGGCGATGCCCGTCTTCTGGAAGCACGGGTTCGCGGACACAAGCCTCCAGGAACTGGAACGAGCCACAGGCGTGAACAAGTCAGGGCTGTACACCGAGTTCCGAGACAAGGAAGATCTCTTTGTAGCGTGCCTGCGGCACTACCTTGAGAGCCAGGAGAAGAGAGGATTTCTCACCAGGGAGCCTCTTGGCTGGAAGAACGTTGAGACTTTTCTTAAGAATGGTCCTCTCAACAAGGGGGAACAGCAGGGGTGCTTTTCCGTCAACTCTATGCGGGAGTTCGCTATCCTTCCGGATGAGGCTTATGGGGTCGTGACAGAGAATCGAGCGCTATTACAGCGACTTCTCGCCATGAACATCGAAGCGGAAAAGCCTAAGATGGCTGCTTCTGCAATTGCGGAGATGGTGCTGTCCTACTTCTCCGGATTGTGCATTGAGCGCAACCTCAAATCGGGTAAAGCCTCGTCTACCCGCAAGATCGAAAACTTTATGACAGCCCTTCGCAATCTCTAA
- a CDS encoding SDR family NAD(P)-dependent oxidoreductase, which yields MSKLAKKVALVTGGSRGIGAAIAKRLAADGASVAITYAKDASAASAVVKAIELGGGNAIAIQADSANVEAVKGAVEKAVATFGRLDVLVNNAGTAIPKPFEESTLEEMDRVLDINVRGVFATTQAALKHMKDGGRIIMVGSAVGERAVAPGLVSYAATKGAVKMFTQALSREVGSRGITVNNVQPGPIDTDLNPASGDWAVPQKAATALDRYGHVDEIAAMVAFVAGPESSYITGANLTVDGGMNA from the coding sequence ATGTCTAAATTAGCGAAGAAAGTGGCACTCGTAACCGGTGGTTCCCGGGGCATTGGCGCAGCGATTGCGAAACGTCTGGCCGCCGATGGAGCAAGTGTAGCCATCACGTATGCAAAGGACGCAAGCGCAGCCTCGGCCGTAGTCAAAGCGATTGAACTCGGCGGCGGGAATGCCATCGCGATCCAGGCAGACTCTGCCAACGTCGAAGCAGTCAAGGGTGCGGTCGAAAAGGCCGTCGCGACCTTCGGCCGACTGGATGTGCTGGTGAACAATGCCGGCACGGCGATTCCAAAACCGTTCGAGGAATCAACGCTGGAGGAGATGGATCGTGTGCTCGACATCAACGTCCGCGGTGTATTCGCCACCACGCAGGCGGCGCTGAAGCACATGAAGGATGGTGGCCGCATCATTATGGTCGGTTCGGCGGTGGGCGAGCGTGCCGTTGCGCCAGGGCTGGTGTCCTACGCGGCAACGAAAGGAGCCGTCAAGATGTTTACTCAGGCACTATCCAGGGAGGTTGGGAGCCGAGGCATCACGGTCAACAACGTACAGCCGGGTCCGATCGACACGGATTTGAATCCCGCCTCGGGTGATTGGGCAGTACCGCAGAAGGCGGCAACAGCGCTCGACCGCTACGGGCACGTAGATGAGATCGCCGCTATGGTAGCGTTTGTCGCCGGTCCGGAGTCCTCGTACATCACGGGGGCGAACCTTACTGTAGATGGCGGAATGAATGCCTAA
- a CDS encoding SDR family NAD(P)-dependent oxidoreductase, translating into MTTLQNKTALVTGASRGIGRATAVALAEAGAHVLVHYGRSKQEAESLVVEIQKKGGRADAISADLGTPDGASLLAKQVRSTFGDRLDVLVLNAGISKAARIADHTVAEFDSLFATNVRSPFFLVQQLLPVLGEGSSIVAISSLGAREVVGKPGLENASILAYASTKGALETLVKNWAAILGPSGIRVNAVAPGIIDTDMSNFTKTEVGREVALGMQALKRIGKPEDVADVVAFLASDGARWITGASIPVDGGSKL; encoded by the coding sequence ATGACTACACTTCAAAACAAAACGGCGCTTGTAACGGGCGCATCTAGAGGAATCGGCAGAGCGACAGCAGTGGCTCTTGCTGAGGCCGGGGCTCATGTTCTGGTTCACTATGGCCGCTCAAAGCAGGAAGCGGAGTCTCTAGTGGTTGAGATTCAAAAGAAAGGCGGACGCGCCGATGCAATCTCGGCGGATCTAGGAACTCCGGACGGCGCATCGTTGCTCGCCAAACAGGTGCGCTCCACCTTCGGCGATCGGTTGGATGTGCTTGTGCTCAACGCCGGAATCAGCAAGGCGGCACGCATTGCGGATCACACGGTAGCGGAATTCGACAGCCTCTTTGCCACAAACGTCCGAAGCCCATTCTTCCTGGTGCAGCAACTCCTGCCGGTTCTTGGTGAAGGCTCAAGCATTGTTGCTATCTCTTCTCTCGGAGCGCGCGAGGTGGTGGGCAAGCCCGGTCTCGAAAACGCTTCGATTCTTGCCTATGCCTCGACCAAAGGAGCACTTGAGACTCTGGTCAAAAACTGGGCCGCTATTCTCGGGCCGAGCGGCATACGGGTAAACGCTGTTGCGCCAGGCATCATCGACACCGACATGTCGAATTTTACAAAGACCGAAGTGGGACGCGAGGTCGCTCTGGGAATGCAGGCGCTCAAACGAATCGGCAAACCCGAAGATGTCGCCGACGTCGTTGCGTTTCTGGCGTCCGACGGGGCGCGCTGGATCACCGGCGCCAGTATTCCCGTCGATGGCGGTTCCAAGCTTTAA
- a CDS encoding DUF427 domain-containing protein, whose translation MNNTSSKGKEIRIPGPDHPIAISPVESKVRVTVAGRIVAQSTRALRLEEKGYPPVYYLPRSDADMSLLVRTTHYTYCPYKGDCTYYSIPTGGTKSEYAVWTYENPYEAVADIKDHLAFYPTRVDAVEVIP comes from the coding sequence ATGAATAACACTTCGAGCAAAGGTAAAGAGATCAGAATTCCTGGCCCAGATCATCCCATCGCGATTTCTCCAGTTGAGAGCAAGGTGCGTGTAACGGTCGCTGGAAGGATAGTCGCTCAATCGACGCGAGCACTTCGGTTGGAGGAGAAGGGATATCCACCCGTCTACTACCTGCCGCGCAGCGATGCGGACATGTCGCTGCTCGTTCGGACCACGCACTACACCTACTGTCCGTACAAGGGCGATTGCACGTACTACAGCATTCCCACTGGTGGAACGAAATCGGAATATGCCGTTTGGACCTACGAAAACCCTTATGAGGCAGTTGCCGACATTAAGGACCACCTTGCGTTTTATCCCACGCGCGTCGATGCAGTCGAAGTGATCCCTTAA
- a CDS encoding alkene reductase — protein MLNQPLFTPYRMGGLDLPNRIVMAPLTRMRAQSHNHVPTTLQTEYYAQRASAGLIIAEATAISPQGFGWADTPGLWTKEQIRGWRRVTDAVHAAGGRIIAQLWHTGAISHPELLNGAQPVSASNVDPGQISVTPTGRKPTVTPRSLTKQEIQVTVADFARAARNAMEAGFDGVQILANYLYLISQFLNAATNLRKDEYGGSLENRSRFLFDVVESVLGEVEAQRVGVKISPMHEGSAFQANKETLPVTEYAIRKLSTYGLSHLLLMGNTTDFSGTPLEKLAGDGMFRHFRPFFKGTLIANVKMDRERGNRLIVDGLADLVAFGRPYIANPDLVQRFRENAPLAEVDWDTVYGSGPRGYSDYPTYQPSELTRS, from the coding sequence ATGTTGAATCAACCGCTTTTTACACCTTATCGAATGGGGGGCCTCGATCTTCCTAACCGCATCGTCATGGCACCTCTCACTCGAATGCGTGCGCAATCGCATAATCATGTGCCCACGACCTTGCAGACGGAGTATTATGCGCAGCGTGCTTCGGCCGGACTCATCATCGCAGAGGCCACCGCGATTAGCCCGCAAGGATTCGGCTGGGCCGATACGCCAGGATTGTGGACGAAGGAGCAGATCCGCGGATGGCGACGCGTTACGGATGCTGTCCATGCAGCCGGCGGCCGCATCATTGCACAGCTCTGGCATACCGGCGCCATCTCGCATCCTGAATTACTGAACGGCGCGCAGCCCGTGTCGGCATCGAACGTCGATCCAGGCCAGATCTCGGTCACACCGACGGGGAGAAAGCCCACGGTAACACCGCGGTCTCTGACGAAGCAGGAGATTCAAGTCACGGTTGCGGACTTCGCGCGAGCTGCACGAAACGCGATGGAAGCCGGCTTCGATGGTGTCCAGATCCTCGCCAACTATCTCTATTTGATCTCGCAGTTTCTGAATGCCGCTACCAACCTGCGTAAAGACGAATACGGCGGGAGCTTGGAAAATCGCTCGCGTTTTCTCTTCGACGTAGTCGAGTCGGTCCTGGGTGAGGTCGAAGCACAACGGGTTGGAGTCAAGATCAGCCCGATGCACGAAGGCAGCGCATTTCAAGCCAACAAGGAAACTTTACCCGTCACCGAATATGCCATTCGGAAGTTGAGCACCTACGGTCTTTCGCACTTGTTGCTCATGGGCAATACCACGGACTTCAGCGGTACACCTCTCGAGAAGTTGGCCGGCGATGGCATGTTCAGGCATTTCCGTCCCTTCTTCAAGGGCACGCTGATCGCAAACGTGAAGATGGACCGCGAGCGCGGCAATCGCCTTATCGTGGATGGGCTGGCTGATCTGGTGGCGTTCGGCCGACCCTACATCGCAAATCCCGACCTGGTACAGAGATTTCGAGAGAACGCCCCTCTCGCTGAGGTTGATTGGGACACCGTCTACGGCTCGGGGCCGCGTGGCTATTCCGATTACCCAACTTACCAACCATCAGAACTCACACGGAGCTGA
- a CDS encoding nuclear transport factor 2 family protein, with translation MPKTTPEQNKAIVLEAFDTLFNKRDYATAERLWSPKYIQHSAHIAPGREGLFALVRSTPDALRYENQLIVAEGDDVIAHGRFSGIRRPAAWIAADIVRFEDGLLAEHWDVLQDEATRKESVSGLPMFGKSFPS, from the coding sequence ATGCCAAAGACAACACCCGAACAGAACAAGGCAATCGTCCTCGAAGCCTTCGACACTCTCTTCAATAAACGCGACTACGCAACAGCAGAACGCTTGTGGTCGCCGAAGTACATTCAGCACAGCGCACACATCGCGCCGGGACGAGAGGGTCTGTTTGCTCTGGTCCGTTCGACGCCTGATGCGTTGCGCTACGAAAACCAACTCATTGTCGCAGAAGGCGACGATGTCATTGCGCACGGCCGTTTCTCCGGAATCAGAAGGCCCGCAGCCTGGATCGCGGCAGACATTGTCCGGTTTGAAGACGGTCTTCTGGCCGAGCATTGGGACGTGTTGCAAGACGAAGCCACACGGAAAGAATCCGTCAGCGGACTTCCCATGTTTGGCAAGAGTTTCCCCTCATAA
- a CDS encoding SDR family oxidoreductase, translating to MAKTKKLQGKVAVITGGTTGIGLAAAKLFVKEGAYVFITGRSQKELDEAVKAIGSNVTGVQGDIANLTDLDRLYEAVAIKGRIDVVFANAGVAEFAPLGKITEEHFDKLFDINVKGTLFTVQKALPLLNDGGSIILNGSVASVKGTPAFGVYGATKAALRSFVRTWTSDLKDRHIRSNVISPGPTDTPVIDGQPADAIARIVSTIPMGRMGEPDEIAKAALFLASDDSSFITGIELFVDGGRGQV from the coding sequence ATGGCAAAAACTAAGAAGCTGCAAGGAAAAGTAGCGGTGATTACCGGCGGCACAACCGGGATAGGGTTGGCTGCCGCAAAGCTCTTTGTGAAAGAAGGCGCCTACGTCTTCATCACAGGCCGTAGTCAAAAGGAGCTCGACGAAGCGGTGAAAGCAATTGGCAGCAATGTCACTGGCGTTCAAGGAGACATTGCCAATTTGACCGACCTTGATCGTCTCTACGAGGCTGTTGCGATCAAAGGAAGAATCGACGTGGTTTTCGCCAATGCCGGCGTCGCTGAATTTGCTCCTCTCGGCAAAATCACCGAAGAGCATTTTGACAAACTCTTCGACATCAACGTCAAGGGAACTCTGTTCACAGTGCAGAAAGCCCTACCGTTGCTGAACGATGGCGGCTCGATTATCCTGAACGGCTCAGTAGCGAGCGTAAAGGGCACGCCCGCCTTCGGCGTCTACGGCGCAACAAAGGCTGCACTCCGTTCTTTCGTCCGAACCTGGACCTCGGATCTCAAGGACCGTCACATTCGTTCCAACGTTATTAGTCCAGGGCCGACCGATACGCCCGTTATCGATGGGCAACCTGCAGACGCCATTGCACGAATCGTGTCCACCATCCCGATGGGACGCATGGGAGAACCCGATGAAATTGCTAAAGCCGCGCTTTTTCTGGCATCCGATGATTCCAGTTTCATCACGGGTATCGAACTGTTCGTCGATGGCGGCAGAGGGCAAGTCTGA
- a CDS encoding TetR/AcrR family transcriptional regulator, translated as MGYSQAQKERTHKRIVAIASKRFREKGLAGFGIAELMKEAGLTVGGFYKHFDSRDELVAEALSDAFGVWQRQKEAAESGGHSLSFENLIDDYVSDVHRKNPGAGCAFSALAPEIARSDKRTRALTSKQVKADLELIVGLLPGKDKRARSRAILIFSALVGAMSLARAVSDESLSREILKTVADLLKHPA; from the coding sequence ATGGGTTATTCCCAGGCGCAAAAGGAGAGGACGCATAAGCGCATCGTTGCCATTGCCTCAAAGAGATTCCGCGAGAAGGGCCTCGCGGGATTTGGAATTGCTGAGTTGATGAAGGAAGCGGGCCTGACGGTTGGCGGCTTCTATAAGCACTTCGACTCTCGTGACGAACTCGTGGCGGAGGCACTCAGCGATGCATTCGGAGTCTGGCAGCGCCAAAAGGAAGCCGCTGAATCGGGTGGGCACTCGCTATCCTTCGAGAACCTTATCGACGACTATGTGAGCGATGTGCACCGCAAGAACCCAGGTGCGGGCTGTGCCTTCAGCGCATTGGCCCCGGAAATCGCTCGCAGTGACAAGCGGACTCGTGCGCTTACCTCTAAACAAGTCAAGGCAGATCTTGAATTGATTGTCGGGTTGCTGCCAGGCAAGGACAAGCGTGCTAGATCGAGAGCAATCTTGATTTTCAGCGCTCTCGTCGGAGCAATGTCGCTGGCGCGCGCCGTATCGGATGAGTCTCTATCGCGTGAAATCTTGAAGACGGTGGCAGACCTTCTTAAACATCCCGCCTGA
- a CDS encoding quinone oxidoreductase family protein, giving the protein MRAMRAEKFSGYEALKLVELPKPTATDGKVLVRITAAGVTPLDHTILFGNFHIPEVPLVLGNEGAGVVEEGGGTDFPAGSSVMFWGAYGAFEDGTYSEWIAVRKEDLCLIPDGVDDVTAAGIPVAYLTAQVALTLAGFRPGKTVLAPAIGGSVGNAVTQLARAAGAKHAISSTTNHAKAEQAMALGFNEVIDTSVEKLTDGVRRITDGYGADIIIDGIGGEVLSEALKALALGGSLTTLGYSASRKTTIDVTDLIVPQASIRSLNMFRQPQATVTDAWNAIVSLLQSGAIKPIVAKTFPLVEAAEALRYLVEGRPFGRVVLTV; this is encoded by the coding sequence ATGCGTGCAATGAGAGCGGAGAAATTTAGCGGTTATGAAGCGTTGAAGCTCGTAGAGCTTCCAAAACCAACGGCCACAGACGGGAAGGTACTGGTGCGAATCACGGCTGCAGGCGTGACGCCGCTCGACCATACGATTCTCTTTGGCAATTTTCACATCCCGGAGGTGCCGTTGGTCCTGGGAAACGAAGGGGCGGGTGTGGTCGAGGAGGGAGGCGGAACGGATTTTCCCGCTGGCTCAAGCGTGATGTTCTGGGGTGCCTATGGCGCTTTTGAGGACGGAACCTACAGCGAGTGGATTGCTGTTCGGAAGGAAGATCTTTGCTTGATACCTGATGGTGTCGATGACGTAACCGCCGCAGGCATCCCAGTTGCGTATCTCACCGCGCAAGTGGCTCTTACTCTGGCCGGTTTTCGTCCAGGCAAAACCGTTCTGGCGCCTGCGATCGGGGGATCGGTCGGTAATGCGGTGACACAACTGGCGCGTGCCGCGGGCGCAAAGCACGCCATCTCAAGCACCACGAATCATGCGAAAGCTGAACAGGCAATGGCGCTCGGATTCAATGAGGTCATCGATACTTCCGTGGAAAAGTTAACCGACGGCGTACGTCGTATCACCGACGGCTATGGCGCAGACATCATCATCGACGGGATCGGCGGTGAGGTGTTGAGCGAAGCGCTCAAAGCGCTCGCGTTGGGAGGAAGCCTCACGACACTGGGGTATTCCGCGAGTCGTAAGACGACTATCGACGTGACAGATCTCATCGTGCCGCAAGCCAGCATCCGGAGTCTCAATATGTTTCGTCAGCCGCAGGCGACCGTTACCGACGCTTGGAACGCAATCGTCTCTCTACTTCAATCCGGTGCGATCAAACCGATCGTGGCTAAGACGTTTCCTTTGGTCGAAGCGGCTGAGGCTCTGCGTTATCTCGTTGAAGGCCGCCCCTTCGGGAGGGTAGTTCTTACGGTCTGA
- a CDS encoding DUF4126 family protein codes for MFIFINGFLIGTASGLRALIGLAAVSWGARFGILPLDHTWLAFLGYAFTPYILTLMAIGELVNDKLPKTPSRLIPPQFITRIVMSALCGLAIGLPRNGMIISFVAGIIGAVAGTFGGAKARSLLARKFGRDLPAALLEDAVALGIAAFALFR; via the coding sequence ATGTTTATCTTCATCAACGGATTTCTTATTGGCACCGCCTCCGGGCTACGAGCCCTGATTGGACTAGCCGCTGTCAGTTGGGGCGCCCGCTTTGGGATCTTGCCTCTAGACCACACTTGGCTCGCTTTCCTGGGCTATGCGTTCACCCCGTACATCTTGACCCTCATGGCGATCGGAGAGTTGGTCAACGACAAGCTTCCGAAGACTCCAAGCCGATTGATACCTCCTCAGTTCATTACCAGAATCGTGATGAGTGCTCTATGCGGTCTTGCGATCGGGCTTCCTCGCAACGGAATGATCATTAGCTTCGTGGCGGGAATCATAGGGGCTGTGGCCGGAACATTTGGAGGAGCTAAGGCCAGGAGCCTTTTAGCAAGGAAGTTTGGACGTGATCTACCAGCTGCTCTTCTTGAAGATGCAGTCGCCCTCGGAATTGCGGCGTTCGCTCTCTTTCGGTAG
- a CDS encoding nuclear transport factor 2 family protein codes for MSKHISISPAEAADRLAIRELVEAYAHCADRRDAQGQMALFTADTHFVVYMNAKDPTPSQELHSREALAPVFADLNKYTATMHFIGQSTIRTLTADKGTGETYCLAHHLTMVDEKQRLMIAALRYYDAFVKKDGEWFFAERLLYVDWIEERGL; via the coding sequence ATGAGCAAACACATAAGCATCTCGCCAGCGGAAGCCGCGGACCGGCTCGCAATCAGGGAACTCGTCGAAGCATACGCACATTGCGCCGATCGCCGGGATGCCCAGGGTCAGATGGCTCTCTTCACTGCGGACACGCACTTCGTGGTGTACATGAACGCCAAGGATCCGACTCCCTCACAGGAGTTGCACTCTCGCGAAGCGCTCGCTCCAGTATTTGCAGATCTGAACAAGTACACTGCCACGATGCACTTCATCGGACAGAGCACGATTCGCACCTTGACAGCAGACAAAGGAACCGGCGAGACGTACTGCCTGGCACACCACCTTACCATGGTGGATGAAAAGCAACGGCTCATGATCGCAGCGCTCCGTTACTACGACGCATTCGTGAAAAAGGATGGTGAATGGTTCTTTGCGGAGCGCCTGCTCTATGTTGACTGGATCGAGGAGCGCGGTCTGTGA
- a CDS encoding DUF362 domain-containing protein codes for MNRRQFALSIAAASLLRPSLFEPLPPMGVPRGVVPGRVTWAHDPAAVTWDGTGSWWTDANNNQAVIDHMVSRSICGLTNQKSDTQAWSSIFHYFNRTHGRGNVGYKAGEKIAIKANLNNTTDHGTIDRLNSSPHLILSLVRQLTGPAKVQQASITIFDSSRWIPGNLYEKVHHEFPGVVFVDHVGGDGGVKAEFKPDAIPFSITSRNAKGLDTVVIDATYLVDAAILRAHVSSGVTLCAKNLFGCTSIYTDWRKNAHDGFQHNRDGSASYSAFTDFLGHKDLGEKTVLFIIDGLYGNDNVDGPPHRKWKMVPFNDAWPNSIFMSLDGVAIDSVGFDFLTSEWPDLPDIANADNYLRESALAHDPPSKTFYDPERDGVRCRSLGVHEHWNNGADKKYSRNLGKAHGIELFLVG; via the coding sequence ATGAATCGCCGTCAATTTGCCCTGTCAATTGCAGCTGCTAGCTTGCTGCGGCCTTCCTTGTTCGAACCGCTGCCCCCAATGGGTGTTCCCCGCGGCGTGGTTCCCGGCCGAGTCACTTGGGCGCACGATCCAGCGGCAGTGACCTGGGATGGCACAGGTTCGTGGTGGACGGACGCCAACAATAACCAGGCTGTGATTGACCACATGGTCTCCCGGTCCATCTGCGGCCTCACCAATCAAAAGAGCGATACCCAGGCGTGGAGCTCCATCTTTCACTATTTCAATCGCACTCATGGACGCGGAAACGTTGGATACAAGGCCGGCGAGAAGATCGCCATCAAGGCAAACCTGAATAACACAACCGATCATGGCACGATCGACCGGCTGAATTCGTCGCCTCATCTGATCCTTTCGCTCGTCCGGCAATTGACCGGGCCGGCGAAAGTTCAGCAAGCGTCGATCACCATCTTCGATTCCAGCAGGTGGATCCCCGGCAATCTCTACGAGAAGGTTCACCATGAATTCCCAGGCGTCGTGTTTGTGGACCACGTCGGCGGCGACGGGGGTGTGAAGGCCGAATTCAAGCCTGACGCGATTCCCTTCTCGATTACAAGCCGCAACGCAAAGGGGCTCGATACCGTGGTGATAGACGCCACATACCTCGTCGATGCCGCGATATTGAGAGCGCATGTGAGTTCAGGAGTGACACTTTGCGCGAAGAATCTGTTCGGCTGCACAAGTATCTATACCGACTGGCGGAAGAACGCGCACGATGGTTTCCAGCACAATCGCGACGGCTCGGCGAGTTACTCGGCATTTACAGATTTCCTGGGGCATAAAGACCTCGGCGAGAAGACCGTTCTCTTTATCATCGATGGGCTGTATGGAAATGATAACGTTGACGGTCCGCCTCACCGTAAGTGGAAGATGGTACCGTTCAATGATGCCTGGCCGAACAGCATCTTCATGTCGCTTGACGGCGTCGCGATAGATTCAGTCGGCTTCGATTTTCTGACTTCGGAATGGCCCGACCTTCCGGATATTGCGAATGCCGACAACTATCTGCGTGAATCCGCTCTGGCTCATGATCCGCCATCAAAGACGTTCTACGATCCTGAACGCGACGGCGTCCGATGCCGTAGCCTCGGTGTACATGAACATTGGAACAATGGAGCCGACAAAAAGTACTCGCGCAATCTCGGAAAGGCACACGGGATCGAGCTTTTCCTGGTGGGCTAA
- a CDS encoding ATP-binding protein, which yields MIYGKVEGSGLGLAIAKKIVEGHGGEIYLDGRSAIGAFFKIKIPFAIPQRSIRPRHPLDAHVKRHAA from the coding sequence GTGATATATGGAAAGGTCGAAGGCAGCGGACTGGGTCTCGCAATAGCGAAGAAGATTGTTGAGGGTCATGGCGGGGAGATCTACCTTGATGGGAGGAGTGCGATCGGAGCTTTCTTCAAGATCAAGATTCCTTTTGCCATTCCCCAGCGATCAATCCGCCCGCGTCATCCGCTCGACGCGCATGTCAAGAGGCATGCCGCGTAG
- a CDS encoding ferritin-like domain-containing protein, which produces MHDSNEPKKTSLNRRVFISTGVIAAGVATAGTMLPGGAKAFAQSLSQENQIRLLKGDVAILRFLAAAELIENDLWQQYAELGGVTEGTQNNYQLAFQFLDGDGSQYITSNTIDEISHATFLNAYLESRGADPVNFDEFRTLQGSTATGAQNIGRLTNLMHLNVDTSWYIRYRSSTNPDFGATFPQAIKIVNRPAIPRTDADFNDPNHIQAIADTAAFHFGYIEQGGSSLYASLSQKVRDLEVLKITLGIGGDEIAHFLEWVDFAGNAVQGPPFSFDNSQTPVTDKGLTFPNFNVTPGGPLFQTNLIFPVPCEFISKDLPRCSVIRPLDDHFGGAVATAKSFIADGLFVGQSKEFLQTFMNMAEEADAARRVR; this is translated from the coding sequence ATGCATGACTCGAATGAGCCTAAGAAAACCTCATTGAACCGCCGGGTGTTTATATCAACGGGAGTGATTGCTGCAGGTGTCGCAACTGCAGGCACCATGTTGCCCGGCGGCGCGAAAGCCTTTGCACAGAGTCTGAGTCAAGAAAATCAGATCCGTCTTCTGAAAGGAGACGTGGCGATTCTCAGATTTCTAGCTGCTGCCGAGCTTATAGAAAATGACTTGTGGCAACAATATGCAGAGCTCGGCGGAGTTACAGAAGGAACGCAAAACAATTATCAGTTAGCCTTTCAGTTTTTAGATGGCGATGGCTCCCAATACATCACCAGCAATACCATTGACGAGATCAGCCACGCTACATTCCTTAATGCTTACCTGGAGTCGCGAGGAGCGGACCCAGTCAATTTTGACGAATTCCGCACTTTGCAAGGCAGTACTGCAACAGGAGCCCAGAACATCGGCCGGCTCACAAACCTCATGCATCTGAACGTCGACACGAGCTGGTATATTCGGTACCGCAGTTCTACAAATCCTGATTTTGGTGCCACGTTCCCGCAAGCGATCAAGATTGTCAATCGGCCTGCCATTCCCCGAACGGATGCCGATTTCAATGATCCAAATCATATTCAGGCAATTGCTGACACCGCGGCATTTCATTTTGGCTACATCGAGCAGGGCGGCTCGAGCCTTTATGCCAGTTTGAGCCAAAAGGTGAGGGACCTGGAGGTGCTCAAGATTACGCTCGGCATCGGAGGTGACGAGATCGCTCACTTTCTCGAGTGGGTGGATTTTGCGGGCAACGCTGTCCAGGGCCCGCCCTTTAGTTTTGATAACTCGCAAACCCCCGTAACAGACAAAGGTTTAACGTTTCCGAATTTCAATGTCACGCCAGGCGGCCCCCTTTTCCAGACCAACCTGATCTTTCCCGTCCCATGTGAATTTATTAGTAAAGACTTGCCACGCTGCTCTGTCATCCGGCCACTGGATGACCATTTTGGAGGCGCTGTTGCCACGGCGAAAAGCTTCATTGCGGATGGGCTCTTCGTCGGCCAATCGAAAGAGTTCCTGCAGACATTTATGAATATGGCAGAGGAAGCCGACGCCGCTCGGCGCGTGCGGTGA